ACTGATCTGTCCAGAGACTGAATGTGAACGGTTGGAGTGCCTCGCCAGCAAATCCAGTGTAACGCCAGAAATGAGCGAAGACcgtgatgagataccagatttgttaccGAGACCGGGTCGCCATATGTTCCAGgacaatccttgtggtatgtcAAGGCAGGAAGCGCtggctttgcttcgctcactgaaCAAGAAGCAGTCTGAGATCTTTTACAAAATAAGAAGCTGGTGTTTACAGAAGACACGTGGTGAAAAtccagaaccatttcatgtatttatatctggacctggaggtgtgggcaagtctgtcttgatCAAAGCAGTACATTATGAGGCATCTCGTATCTTGTCAAAGTTGTCAGATAACCCGGATGAGAGGCATGTGTTGCTGACTGCTCCGACTGGGGTTAGTGCCTACAACATCAGTGCTGCGACGATACACGCCTGTTTCCACATTGCGACAGATGTGAAGCTGCCTTATCAACCACTTGGAGATGAGAAGataaattcattgagagctgaactgggaaacctgcagatattgattatagatgAGATTTCAATGGTCGATCACAAACTGCTTTCATATATTCATGGCAGATTGAGACAAATCAAGCAAACTGGAGATTATTCTGCCTTTGGTAACGTCTCAATAGTTGCCgttggagatttctaccagctTTGTCCGGTGAAAGGGAAACCTTTGTATACTGAGACTAAAGGTGTCaatctatggcagaatcattttgctTCAGTGGAGCTGACGGACATCATGAGACAGAAAGATTTGGAttttgcacagttgctgaatcggctaaggaaacgcaaaaggggtgatgcaatgctAGAGGAAGACATTGCTATGCTGAAACGACGGGTGACAGACCaaggacaagacagtactgCCCTTCATATCTATGCGACTAATTATGAAGCAGATCTGCATAACCATCGCATGCTGCAGAAGGTATGCTCAGACCCTGTCATCATTCACGCTCAGGACTTTGAAAGGGTCGCTGCAACTGGCCGACTGCAAAGGAAAGCTGGACATCACGCACAAGTTTACAAGACGTGTCTGTCAGAAACACTTCACGTAGGTGTTCATGCACGGGTAATGCTACTGAAAAACATCGACGTTTCAGACGGCctggtaaatggtgcatttggtacGGTAAGTGAGGTGTGCTTTGGTACTGAGGACGATTTCCCATTCGAAATATACGTCACGTTTGACAATGAAGCAGCTGGTAAGTCACTCAGAGCAAAGAAGCCGTGCTTAATCAAAGGTTTGGACAGAGCGACACGAATCaaaccagaggaggagagagtgggTAACAGCGGTGCAGCACGACGTCAGTTTCCATTGAGATTAGCATGGGCTTGCACAGTACACAAAGTACAAGGTCTGACTGTggataaggctgttgtatcactgaagaagatatttgcagctggacaggCATACGTAGCGTTAAGCCGTGTGACTTCTCTGGAAGGCCTCATAATAGAAGACTTCAAGGAAAGTGTTATATACGCAAAACAGGACATTGagagtgcaatgcaaagcatgcctgcTTTTATTGAACCTGTCACAGAAGTGCCATCATTATGCAGAATTCTCCTCCACAATGTTCAAGGACTCGCATGTCACCTGGATGACATAAAGCAAGACGGAAGGTATATGAAAGCCgatatcatctgcttgacagagacgTGGTTaaaggaagacacagaagaGATACACCTGAATGGATTTTCATTCTATGGGAAACGGAGACATCTCGCGTACGATGGTGATGATTCAATCTTTGCCGAACTGAAGAACCAACAGCATGGTGGTGTGGGCgtgtattataaagaacataccaactgtaGCGTTGTTGATttgcagtgtgtcaacattgagtgtCTCCAGTTCAATGTGGGCCTACTGAAAACAACAGTCTCGGTACTATACAGACCGCCCTCGTATACTGTGTCAATCTTTCAGAAGAATCTCATGTGGCTGATC
This is a stretch of genomic DNA from Paramormyrops kingsleyae isolate MSU_618 chromosome 7, PKINGS_0.4, whole genome shotgun sequence. It encodes these proteins:
- the LOC111855291 gene encoding ATP-dependent DNA helicase PIF1-like gives rise to the protein MELDRKLGFVKKRTRTDAAVVRYARFSPTKDLEKYHQSILQLFLPHYFDGQLKPPPFGSYQDFYETGFVKFFGNELHSVKRVVDSNMASFEKEADVIDKAEEDLQLHGVMEDAWALICPETECERLECLASKSSVTPEMSEDRDEIPDLLPRPGRHMFQDNPCGMSRQEALALLRSLNKKQSEIFYKIRSWCLQKTRGENPEPFHVFISGPGGVGKSVLIKAVHYEASRILSKLSDNPDERHVLLTAPTGVSAYNISAATIHACFHIATDVKLPYQPLGDEKINSLRAELGNLQILIIDEISMVDHKLLSYIHGRLRQIKQTGDYSAFGNVSIVAVGDFYQLCPVKGKPLYTETKGVNLWQNHFASVELTDIMRQKDLDFAQLLNRLRKRKRGDAMLEEDIAMLKRRVTDQGQDSTALHIYATNYEADLHNHRMLQKVCSDPVIIHAQDFERVAATGRLQRKAGHHAQVYKTCLSETLHVGVHARVMLLKNIDVSDGLVNGAFGTVSEVCFGTEDDFPFEIYVTFDNEAAGKSLRAKKPCLIKGLDRATRIKPEEERVGNSGAARRQFPLRLAWACTVHKVQGLTVDKAVVSLKKIFAAGQAYVALSRVTSLEGLIIEDFKESVIYAKQDIESAMQSMPAFIEPVTEVPSLCRILLHNVQGLACHLDDIKQDGRYMKADIICLTETWLKEDTEEIHLNGFSFYGKRRHLAYDGDDSIFAELKNQQHGGVGVYYKEHTNCSVVDLQCVNIECLQFNVGLLKTTVSVLYRPPSYTVSIFQKNLMWLIARMDSMDGGKIIMGDFNENLFTGSTITTFMEEHGYAQLVKDATTGNGTLIDHVYAKDIVKNGICVSVMPTYFSHHECVVLHCL